A single genomic interval of Halopelagius inordinatus harbors:
- a CDS encoding coiled-coil domain-containing protein — protein MSSEDGERTGENAVGASLSEAVDELVSGRPSRDPETVRTVLGHVADDDVVTEEAVDDALTDTSMALSTAETRTELASMALSDARETADPVSDLETVDARLDRFEARVTRLETRISDVGSDLQTAVERRGGPDDLYDFVTELRRITSDANAIQRAADSAQTDLDAFERWATNADVRAEELDADADALERSLDELAETAEELESADRNGEEAASFGTDDAVDIDAAWADAMLRHRVVGLLLADARAELSDLRRWANRDGLGELDVPDRTFGERADELEARLDELGGRREAVGDRLDGPARPARADRFERLLDFDAAFTEFEPPVPWDEVRTELERHRSEIDGLA, from the coding sequence ATGAGTTCAGAGGACGGCGAACGTACCGGCGAGAACGCGGTCGGAGCGTCACTGTCCGAGGCCGTCGACGAACTCGTCTCGGGTCGTCCGTCGCGGGACCCCGAGACGGTTCGGACGGTCCTCGGTCACGTCGCCGACGACGACGTCGTGACCGAGGAGGCCGTCGACGACGCGTTGACGGACACGTCGATGGCGCTCAGTACCGCCGAGACGCGAACCGAACTGGCGTCGATGGCGCTCTCGGACGCGAGAGAGACGGCCGACCCCGTCTCGGACCTCGAAACGGTCGATGCCCGACTCGACCGGTTCGAAGCGCGAGTGACCCGCCTCGAAACGCGCATCTCGGACGTCGGCTCGGACCTGCAGACGGCCGTCGAACGACGCGGCGGGCCGGACGACCTCTACGACTTCGTGACCGAACTGCGGCGCATCACCTCGGACGCGAACGCCATCCAGCGGGCCGCGGACTCCGCTCAGACCGACCTCGACGCGTTCGAACGGTGGGCGACGAACGCCGACGTGCGTGCCGAGGAACTCGACGCTGACGCCGACGCCCTCGAACGGTCGCTCGACGAGTTGGCGGAGACGGCAGAGGAACTAGAGAGCGCGGACCGAAACGGCGAGGAAGCGGCGTCGTTCGGAACGGACGACGCCGTCGATATCGACGCCGCGTGGGCGGACGCGATGCTCCGACACCGAGTCGTCGGACTCCTCCTCGCGGACGCCCGAGCGGAACTTTCGGACCTTCGGCGGTGGGCGAACCGGGACGGACTCGGAGAACTCGACGTCCCAGACCGGACGTTCGGCGAACGCGCGGACGAGCTAGAGGCTCGACTCGACGAACTCGGCGGGCGACGCGAGGCGGTCGGCGACCGTCTCGACGGCCCGGCCCGCCCGGCGCGAGCGGACCGCTTCGAGCGACTGCTCGATTTCGACGCCGCCTTCACCGAGTTCGAGCCTCCGGTTCCGTGGGACGAGGTTCGAACGGAACTCGAACGACACCGCTCGGAGATAGACGGGCTGGCGTAG
- a CDS encoding methyl-accepting chemotaxis protein yields MRYIPRGSSIPEETWKGRHRNIVLVLAAHAPFLFLIGSYTGTEPYVTGATLTAAPLEFVVLGVGVIVGLSLLASWPRLSRRIRTGIAAIGLMTSSALLVYFSGGYIEAHFHFFVVVGVIAVYEDWLPFAVGIGYVAIQHSIFGMAHPEAVYNHPDAVANPMGWGLVHAVFILSLAAALMSNWVSIERSREETRKQVQNVEDSEEARAEVERLNERLLVRADELAGAMEAVSVGDLTAEPPRETDIEAIGSISDAFDEMTDELSSTIVDLRAFASNVEQTTQSVHDDAETLERTQTEQANDIREFATGLREQASSLESTTGELTSLSATIQEIAANADQVAGETSNAATAAEAGSETAAEAIEAIEQIERSVGELADLVSSLDDRMDGVAESTDLIEDIAEQTNMLALNANIEAARAAHGGSGFAVVAEEVKSLADETRSHSAAIEQTVTQTVEDVERVQAEMAQTKAQIETGKTTITDADDAFSGLTETVEGVDASVSTVAAATDDGARTTEDVVGAIETVADRSRTIAERSESLADRAERGASTISDVRSRLDGLTEQTATLKNQLDTFECDAAAETDPVRRHR; encoded by the coding sequence GTGAGATACATCCCGCGGGGGAGTTCGATACCGGAGGAGACGTGGAAGGGGCGTCACCGAAACATCGTCTTAGTGCTCGCAGCACACGCTCCCTTCCTGTTTTTGATCGGGAGTTACACCGGTACCGAACCGTACGTCACGGGGGCCACACTCACAGCCGCGCCCCTCGAATTCGTCGTTCTCGGCGTCGGCGTCATCGTCGGCCTGTCGCTGCTTGCGAGTTGGCCGCGACTGTCTCGGCGGATTCGGACCGGGATAGCGGCCATCGGTTTGATGACCTCGTCTGCCCTTCTGGTCTACTTCTCCGGCGGCTACATAGAGGCGCACTTTCACTTTTTCGTCGTCGTGGGCGTGATCGCAGTCTACGAAGACTGGCTCCCGTTCGCCGTCGGAATCGGGTACGTGGCGATCCAACACAGCATATTCGGGATGGCGCATCCGGAGGCGGTGTACAACCACCCCGACGCCGTCGCGAATCCGATGGGGTGGGGACTCGTCCACGCCGTCTTCATCCTGAGTCTCGCCGCGGCGTTGATGTCCAACTGGGTGTCCATCGAACGCTCCCGCGAGGAGACGCGAAAGCAGGTCCAGAACGTAGAGGACAGCGAGGAAGCGAGAGCCGAAGTAGAGCGACTGAACGAGCGACTGCTGGTCCGCGCGGACGAACTCGCCGGCGCGATGGAGGCGGTTTCGGTCGGTGACCTGACCGCCGAACCCCCGAGAGAGACCGATATCGAGGCTATCGGATCGATCAGCGACGCCTTCGACGAGATGACGGACGAACTCTCGTCGACCATCGTGGACCTGCGAGCGTTCGCATCGAACGTAGAGCAGACGACGCAGTCGGTCCACGACGACGCGGAGACGCTCGAACGAACCCAAACGGAGCAAGCAAACGACATCCGAGAGTTCGCGACCGGTCTCCGCGAACAGGCGAGCAGTCTCGAATCGACCACCGGAGAGTTGACGAGTCTCTCTGCGACCATCCAAGAGATCGCCGCCAACGCGGACCAGGTGGCCGGGGAGACGAGTAACGCGGCGACCGCCGCCGAAGCGGGGAGCGAAACCGCCGCAGAGGCGATCGAAGCGATTGAACAGATCGAACGGAGCGTCGGGGAACTCGCGGACCTCGTCTCTTCGCTCGACGACCGGATGGACGGCGTCGCAGAGAGCACAGACCTCATAGAGGACATCGCAGAGCAGACGAACATGCTCGCACTCAACGCGAACATCGAGGCCGCGAGGGCCGCCCACGGCGGGAGCGGGTTCGCCGTCGTGGCCGAGGAGGTCAAATCCCTCGCCGACGAGACGCGAAGCCACTCGGCGGCGATAGAGCAGACGGTCACCCAGACGGTGGAGGACGTCGAACGCGTGCAAGCGGAGATGGCTCAGACCAAAGCGCAGATAGAGACCGGCAAGACGACCATAACCGACGCCGACGACGCGTTCTCGGGTCTGACCGAGACGGTCGAAGGCGTCGACGCGTCGGTCAGCACGGTCGCCGCGGCGACCGACGACGGCGCGCGGACGACCGAAGACGTGGTCGGCGCGATCGAGACGGTGGCCGACCGCTCTCGGACCATCGCAGAGCGGAGCGAATCGCTCGCGGACCGCGCCGAACGCGGGGCATCGACCATCTCCGACGTTCGCTCTCGACTCGACGGACTCACAGAACAGACCGCGACGCTGAAGAACCAACTCGACACGTTCGAGTGCGACGCGGCCGCCGAGACCGACCCCGTTCGCCGGCACCGGTAA
- a CDS encoding HalOD1 output domain-containing protein, which translates to MNTPTRQAVDPGVSHLVVEAVAETEGVSPLELPPLYGCIDPEALDRLFERPSAAGRSEMEVEFGYDGYRVTVSDHGVVSIEALGDERPPEE; encoded by the coding sequence ATGAACACACCAACTCGACAGGCCGTGGACCCCGGAGTCAGCCACTTGGTCGTCGAGGCTGTCGCCGAGACGGAGGGCGTCTCGCCCCTCGAACTCCCGCCGCTGTACGGCTGTATCGACCCCGAGGCCTTGGACCGACTCTTCGAGCGTCCGTCGGCCGCCGGTCGGTCGGAGATGGAGGTCGAGTTCGGGTACGACGGCTACCGAGTTACGGTTTCAGACCACGGAGTCGTTTCCATCGAAGCGCTCGGAGACGAGCGTCCGCCGGAGGAGTAA
- a CDS encoding class I SAM-dependent methyltransferase yields MEPEDNRRGWAERSGEFSPEFYAHAGPNEITETLVDVFEHYVPEDAAVLELGCSSGRHLAHLRTHGYENLSGIDINEESFDVMAEHYPRLAETGTFYTGAIEDVVPDFEDDAFDVVYSVETLQHVHPEDVSVFEELVRITSDLLVTAENEGNSPNRGREGGEVSYVNDDFPLYHRNWKRIFSDLGLAQLLSEPGARDTVRVFRVL; encoded by the coding sequence GTGGAACCGGAAGACAACCGCCGCGGGTGGGCCGAACGGTCCGGAGAGTTCTCGCCGGAGTTCTATGCCCACGCCGGGCCGAACGAAATCACCGAGACGCTCGTGGACGTGTTCGAACACTACGTTCCGGAGGACGCCGCGGTTCTCGAACTCGGCTGCAGTTCCGGTCGCCATCTGGCGCACCTCCGAACGCACGGGTACGAGAACCTCTCCGGCATCGACATCAACGAGGAGTCGTTCGACGTGATGGCCGAACACTACCCGCGACTCGCCGAGACGGGGACGTTCTACACGGGCGCTATCGAGGACGTCGTCCCCGACTTCGAAGACGACGCGTTCGACGTCGTCTACTCCGTCGAGACGCTCCAACACGTCCACCCCGAGGACGTCTCGGTGTTCGAGGAGTTAGTCCGAATCACGTCCGACCTGCTCGTGACAGCAGAAAACGAGGGTAACAGCCCCAACCGCGGTCGCGAAGGCGGCGAGGTCAGCTACGTCAACGACGACTTTCCCCTCTATCACCGCAACTGGAAGCGTATCTTCTCGGACCTCGGTCTCGCTCAACTCCTCTCTGAACCCGGCGCGCGCGACACGGTTCGCGTATTCCGCGTTCTCTGA
- the gnd gene encoding phosphogluconate dehydrogenase (NAD(+)-dependent, decarboxylating) produces the protein MQLGVIGLGRMGQIVVNRVVDAGHEVVAFDLDAEAVATAADAGATPAESVADLADRLGDDKRIWLMVPAGAAVDATLDELASHVDEDDVVVDGGNSHFEKSVGRAETTDAAYLDCGTSGGPAGAELGFSLMVGGPQWAYDEMTPVFDAVATGPAGHDRMGPVGSGHYVKMVHNGVEYALMQAYGEGFELLANGRYDLDLEAVAKTWNNGAVIRSWLLELCEEAFREEGSDLGDVADHVSGGSTGTWTVREALEQEVPVPLIYQALAERFGSRDDARFSRRLANRLRYGFGRHEVVRDEE, from the coding sequence ATGCAACTGGGCGTCATCGGACTCGGCCGCATGGGTCAAATCGTCGTGAATAGAGTGGTTGACGCGGGTCACGAAGTCGTCGCGTTCGACCTCGACGCGGAGGCCGTGGCGACGGCCGCCGACGCCGGGGCGACACCCGCAGAGAGCGTCGCCGACCTCGCGGACCGTCTCGGCGACGACAAGCGCATCTGGCTCATGGTCCCCGCAGGTGCCGCGGTGGACGCGACGTTGGACGAACTCGCTTCACACGTCGACGAGGACGACGTGGTCGTGGACGGCGGCAACTCCCACTTCGAGAAGTCGGTCGGCCGCGCGGAGACGACGGATGCGGCGTACCTCGACTGCGGCACCTCCGGCGGCCCCGCGGGCGCGGAACTCGGTTTCTCGCTCATGGTCGGCGGCCCGCAGTGGGCGTACGACGAGATGACGCCCGTCTTCGACGCCGTCGCCACCGGCCCCGCGGGACACGACCGGATGGGCCCCGTCGGGTCGGGACACTACGTGAAGATGGTCCACAACGGCGTCGAGTACGCACTCATGCAGGCGTACGGCGAGGGCTTCGAACTCCTCGCGAACGGCCGGTACGACCTCGACTTAGAGGCCGTCGCGAAGACGTGGAACAACGGCGCGGTCATCCGGTCGTGGCTCTTGGAACTCTGCGAGGAGGCGTTCCGAGAGGAGGGCTCGGACCTCGGCGACGTTGCCGACCACGTCTCGGGGGGGTCCACCGGGACGTGGACCGTCCGAGAGGCACTCGAACAGGAGGTTCCGGTTCCGCTCATCTACCAGGCCCTCGCAGAACGGTTCGGCAGTCGCGACGACGCGCGGTTCTCCCGGCGACTCGCCAACCGTCTCCGGTACGGATTCGGGCGGCACGAAGTGGTCCGCGACGAGGAGTAG
- a CDS encoding substrate-binding domain-containing protein, whose product MTQEADRLTEGVSRRQFLVTSGVVGAAGLAGCSGDAGESNESGGGDTSEPSGQATAGGSESETDSESTESGMDTSMLTAEGSSTVYPIANKGSSYWNSNAPADDGEYWGSNDEGSVPGWGEIETDQRLADYFASLYGFEPTGQQATPPFATSIALSHSGTGCKSVADGLVDIGNSSGPITAELGWSEEKASEEVVDHVLGRDGQPVVVSKDIYDAGVTQLTGEQIRQIYQGEVSNWSEVGGPDQEIYAIGRAEGSGTDTSFRLNMLGGADASMSGTDTRFGQNQQVAQAVQQNEGAIAYMALAFTSDQVQPIAIDFEGTVFKPDRSAENTIFDSAYPLNRDLHQYTKITEDTPEGTDLREAAFINMFLTTFGQKVFVEDNNYIPLPDKDIQSEAEKLPDQA is encoded by the coding sequence ATGACGCAAGAGGCAGACCGTCTGACAGAAGGCGTATCACGGCGACAGTTCCTGGTGACGTCCGGTGTCGTCGGGGCAGCGGGACTCGCCGGTTGCTCGGGGGACGCCGGGGAGTCGAACGAAAGCGGCGGCGGCGACACCTCGGAGCCGAGCGGTCAGGCCACGGCGGGCGGGTCCGAGTCCGAGACCGACTCGGAGTCCACCGAGAGCGGTATGGACACCTCGATGCTCACCGCCGAGGGGTCCTCTACGGTGTACCCCATCGCGAACAAGGGTAGCTCCTACTGGAACTCCAACGCGCCCGCCGACGACGGCGAGTACTGGGGCTCCAACGACGAGGGCAGCGTTCCCGGCTGGGGCGAAATCGAGACCGATCAGCGCCTCGCGGACTACTTCGCGAGCCTCTACGGTTTCGAGCCGACGGGTCAACAGGCGACGCCGCCGTTCGCGACCAGCATCGCGCTGAGTCACTCCGGAACGGGCTGTAAGTCCGTCGCCGACGGTCTGGTGGACATCGGTAACTCCTCGGGCCCCATCACGGCCGAACTCGGCTGGAGCGAGGAGAAGGCGAGCGAGGAGGTCGTAGACCACGTCCTGGGCCGCGACGGCCAACCGGTCGTCGTCAGTAAGGACATCTACGACGCGGGCGTCACGCAACTGACGGGCGAGCAGATCCGCCAGATCTACCAGGGCGAGGTCAGCAACTGGAGCGAAGTCGGCGGCCCCGACCAGGAGATTTACGCCATCGGCCGCGCCGAGGGCTCCGGGACCGACACCTCGTTCCGCCTCAACATGCTCGGCGGCGCCGACGCGTCGATGTCGGGTACCGACACCCGCTTCGGTCAGAACCAGCAGGTCGCACAGGCGGTCCAGCAGAACGAAGGCGCCATCGCGTACATGGCGCTGGCGTTCACGAGCGACCAGGTCCAACCCATCGCCATCGACTTCGAGGGCACGGTGTTCAAGCCCGACCGGAGCGCGGAGAACACCATCTTCGACAGCGCCTACCCGCTCAACCGCGACCTCCACCAGTACACCAAGATCACGGAGGACACGCCGGAAGGGACGGACCTCCGGGAGGCGGCGTTCATCAACATGTTCCTGACCACCTTCGGACAGAAAGTGTTCGTCGAGGACAACAACTACATCCCGCTTCCGGACAAGGACATCCAGTCCGAGGCCGAGAAACTGCCGGACCAAGCCTGA
- a CDS encoding DUF7344 domain-containing protein — MGTTVRNGESAAETAFRVIADELSRYTIVRLSATPDGVASRRELADYVGTRSTAVETRKRVTARLHHVVLPRLEAAGLIEYDPRSATVRYYPEPVVESLLDHVEVESKESE; from the coding sequence ATGGGCACGACAGTTAGAAACGGAGAAAGCGCGGCCGAGACGGCGTTTCGGGTGATAGCTGACGAACTCAGTCGGTACACTATCGTCCGTCTCTCGGCGACTCCGGACGGCGTCGCATCTCGACGCGAACTGGCCGACTACGTCGGCACTCGCTCTACCGCGGTCGAGACGCGAAAACGGGTGACCGCTCGACTTCACCACGTCGTCTTACCCCGGTTAGAGGCTGCCGGACTGATCGAGTACGACCCCCGAAGCGCGACCGTCCGGTACTACCCGGAACCGGTCGTCGAGTCGCTACTCGACCACGTCGAGGTGGAGTCAAAAGAGAGCGAGTGA
- a CDS encoding MATE family efflux transporter produces the protein MFDLAWPIIVTELLQVAYNLADTVWLGRLSTDAVAAISLAFPLIFLLISVGGGFTVAGSTLVAQYTGAESEASAGTVAGQTLSFITAIAVVVGVVGFFATDAMLSVLPSSPATANQVVPMAADYMRIFFLGLPALFGFFVFSALMRGYGNTRAPMVVMFVSVLVNVVIDPVFIFGFESNPLFGMLGAPGVEATLFAATGFEGWGIEGAAFATVLSRLVATVIGVYIIFYTSAGPNVSLPDFRPQREFVAKIVRIGVPSAVEQSATALGFITLTAMVVTFVPEVLAAYGLGNRLVSLVFLPALGLGRATNTIVGQNLGAAKPERAERAVWMAAKAGSSVMVVIGVVAYVFAEPIVGVFIDTGTESAARTVAFGVEYVRIRAFEFGFIGVLQVVLGAYRGAGNTKTALAFSLFALWLGRIPIVYYLSFVRDFGETGIWIGMAVGQILGAVAAAVWFTRGTWKAAVVEQSESPGE, from the coding sequence ATGTTCGACCTCGCGTGGCCCATCATCGTCACCGAACTGCTTCAGGTCGCGTACAACTTGGCAGACACCGTCTGGCTCGGCCGTCTATCGACCGACGCCGTCGCCGCCATCAGCCTCGCGTTCCCTCTCATCTTCCTTCTCATCTCCGTCGGCGGCGGGTTCACCGTCGCCGGGAGTACGCTCGTCGCGCAGTACACGGGGGCCGAAAGCGAGGCGTCTGCGGGAACAGTCGCCGGACAGACGCTGAGTTTCATCACCGCTATCGCCGTCGTCGTCGGCGTCGTCGGCTTCTTCGCGACGGACGCCATGCTCTCTGTCCTTCCGAGTTCTCCGGCGACGGCGAACCAAGTCGTGCCGATGGCCGCAGACTACATGCGCATCTTCTTTCTCGGACTGCCCGCGCTGTTCGGGTTCTTCGTCTTCTCGGCGCTGATGCGCGGCTACGGCAACACGCGCGCGCCGATGGTCGTCATGTTCGTGAGCGTCCTCGTCAACGTCGTCATAGACCCCGTCTTCATCTTCGGCTTCGAATCGAACCCGCTTTTCGGGATGCTCGGCGCTCCGGGCGTCGAGGCGACGCTCTTCGCCGCCACCGGATTCGAGGGCTGGGGCATCGAAGGGGCGGCGTTCGCGACGGTTCTCTCCCGCCTCGTCGCCACGGTCATCGGCGTCTACATCATCTTCTATACGAGCGCCGGGCCGAACGTCTCGCTCCCCGACTTCCGGCCCCAACGAGAGTTCGTCGCGAAAATCGTCCGCATCGGCGTTCCGAGCGCCGTCGAACAGTCCGCCACCGCACTCGGATTCATCACGCTGACCGCGATGGTCGTCACGTTCGTCCCCGAGGTGCTGGCGGCCTACGGTCTCGGCAACCGCCTCGTCTCTCTGGTCTTTCTCCCGGCGTTGGGTCTCGGCCGCGCGACAAACACCATCGTCGGGCAGAACCTCGGCGCTGCAAAACCCGAACGCGCCGAACGCGCCGTCTGGATGGCGGCGAAAGCCGGGTCGAGCGTGATGGTCGTCATCGGCGTCGTCGCGTACGTCTTCGCGGAACCCATCGTCGGCGTGTTCATCGACACGGGGACGGAGTCGGCGGCCCGGACCGTCGCGTTCGGCGTCGAATACGTCCGAATCCGCGCGTTCGAGTTCGGCTTCATCGGCGTCCTTCAGGTCGTCTTGGGCGCGTACCGCGGTGCCGGAAACACGAAGACTGCGCTCGCGTTCTCGCTTTTCGCGCTGTGGCTCGGCCGGATTCCCATCGTCTACTACCTCTCTTTCGTCCGCGACTTCGGCGAAACGGGTATCTGGATCGGGATGGCCGTCGGCCAGATTCTCGGTGCCGTCGCCGCCGCAGTCTGGTTCACCCGCGGGACGTGGAAGGCGGCCGTCGTCGAGCAATCGGAGTCGCCCGGCGAGTAG
- a CDS encoding 2Fe-2S iron-sulfur cluster-binding protein: MVEINLVGLGLGATLTLVAVALHFSRGTEWQPSADISQEVLERRASTVPETEFPEPMNRSIGGGGVAAGAVGAGEEGAELEETDEDSGSPADIPEDEVEYFEVEFAKQGETVEVANNKTVLESGEDEGWDLPYACRQGQCVSCAGQITSGGNSEDYVVHDDQQMLADEELDEGYTLTCVAYPRDDFTIETGEAP, from the coding sequence ATGGTCGAAATCAACCTCGTGGGTCTGGGTCTCGGCGCGACCCTGACGCTCGTCGCAGTCGCCCTGCACTTCTCGCGGGGTACCGAGTGGCAGCCCAGCGCGGACATCTCCCAAGAGGTCCTCGAACGCCGGGCGAGTACCGTCCCCGAGACGGAGTTCCCCGAACCGATGAACCGGTCCATCGGCGGCGGCGGTGTCGCCGCGGGGGCCGTCGGCGCGGGCGAAGAGGGAGCCGAACTCGAAGAGACCGACGAGGACTCCGGGAGTCCCGCCGACATCCCCGAGGACGAAGTCGAGTACTTCGAGGTGGAGTTCGCAAAACAGGGCGAAACCGTCGAAGTCGCCAACAACAAGACCGTCCTCGAATCCGGCGAGGACGAGGGGTGGGACCTCCCCTACGCCTGCAGACAGGGCCAGTGTGTCTCCTGTGCGGGTCAGATCACCTCGGGCGGTAACTCCGAGGACTACGTCGTCCACGACGACCAACAGATGCTCGCCGACGAAGAACTCGATGAGGGGTACACGCTGACCTGCGTCGCCTACCCCCGCGACGACTTCACCATCGAAACGGGCGAAGCGCCCTGA
- the pstC gene encoding phosphate ABC transporter permease subunit PstC, which translates to MSSVSESERGRRNAVQRTRRRARNFVEDASTSELATVLVSSAALFAAFAGFLAASAWTIVPVVVFLLAVGYGWIRHQETTAKGLTMTMTASTILILLLITVFIFVESVPVVLYESETVLGVSVPGLRMFTETRWDAVSSPIRYSMVPMIHGTVMVTLIATAVAGPLGVAAALFLSEIAPRTVREVVKPGVEILAGIPSIVYGFIGFTVLSPWASDQFRITGQGTYLFVGIVVGLMALPTVVSVAEDALSSVPEAMKSGSLAMGTTDWQTMTSITLPAAFSGVSAAVLLGVGRAIGETMAATVMLRGVPGLTDPLYNVFYGNATLTSLIASNYGEADGLQEDALFVAGIILFVTVLVLSLGSQYIEARMRNKLGGEL; encoded by the coding sequence ATGAGTTCGGTCAGCGAGTCAGAGCGCGGCCGACGAAACGCCGTCCAGCGGACGCGCCGTCGAGCCCGGAACTTCGTCGAGGACGCCAGCACGTCCGAACTCGCGACCGTCCTCGTCAGTTCGGCGGCCCTCTTTGCCGCGTTCGCCGGGTTCCTCGCCGCGTCGGCGTGGACCATCGTCCCGGTGGTCGTCTTCCTCCTGGCGGTCGGGTACGGGTGGATTCGCCACCAAGAGACGACGGCGAAGGGACTCACCATGACGATGACCGCGTCCACCATCCTGATACTGCTCCTCATCACGGTGTTCATCTTCGTCGAGTCGGTTCCGGTCGTCCTCTACGAGAGCGAGACGGTGTTGGGGGTGAGCGTCCCCGGCCTGCGGATGTTCACGGAGACGCGATGGGACGCGGTTTCGTCGCCGATTCGCTACTCGATGGTTCCGATGATTCACGGGACGGTGATGGTGACGCTCATCGCGACGGCCGTCGCCGGACCCCTCGGCGTCGCCGCCGCGTTGTTCTTGAGCGAAATCGCTCCGCGGACCGTTCGCGAGGTGGTCAAGCCGGGCGTCGAAATCCTCGCCGGAATCCCCTCCATCGTCTACGGGTTCATCGGGTTCACCGTGTTGAGTCCGTGGGCGTCCGACCAGTTCCGAATCACCGGCCAGGGGACCTATCTCTTCGTCGGAATCGTCGTCGGCCTGATGGCGCTTCCGACCGTCGTCTCCGTCGCGGAGGACGCCCTGAGCAGCGTCCCGGAGGCGATGAAGAGCGGGTCGCTGGCGATGGGGACGACGGACTGGCAGACGATGACGAGCATCACGCTCCCAGCGGCGTTCTCGGGCGTCTCGGCCGCCGTCCTCCTCGGCGTCGGGCGCGCTATCGGCGAGACGATGGCCGCGACGGTGATGCTTCGGGGCGTCCCCGGACTCACCGACCCGCTGTACAACGTCTTCTACGGAAACGCGACGCTCACCTCACTCATCGCGTCGAACTACGGCGAGGCGGACGGACTGCAGGAGGACGCGCTGTTCGTCGCGGGCATCATCCTGTTCGTCACCGTCTTGGTCCTCTCTCTCGGGTCGCAGTACATCGAAGCTCGAATGCGTAACAAACTGGGGGGTGAGCTCTGA